One genomic region from Prunus persica cultivar Lovell chromosome G3, Prunus_persica_NCBIv2, whole genome shotgun sequence encodes:
- the LOC18783909 gene encoding xyloglucan endotransglucosylase/hydrolase 2, which translates to MTSSKVTVMLFLSFFVTSMMAASAGNFYQDFDVTFGDERAKILNGGQLLTLNLDKFSGSGFKSKNEYLLGRIDMQIKLVSGNSAGTVTAYYLSSEGPTHDEIDFEFLGNLSGDPYTLHTNVFSQGKGNREQQFHLWFDPTKAFHTYSIVWNSQRIIFLVDNIPIRVFTNLETIGVPFPKNQPMRIYSSLWNADDWATRGGLVKTDWTQAPFTASYRNFKVSTTTSTSTNSLTEQSAWQTQGLDAAGRNRLRWVQQKFMIYNYCSDLKRFPQGLPVECRRSRF; encoded by the exons ATGACTTCTTCCAAGGTCACTGTgatgctttttctttctttttttgtaacTTCTATGATGGCTGCCTCAGCTGGTAATTTCTATCAGGACTTTGATGTAACATTCGGCGATGAACGCGCTAAGATACTCAACGGAGGACAGCTTCTCACACTTAACCTTGACAAGTTTTCTGGGTCTGGTTTCAAATCCAAGAATGAGTACTTACTTGGAAGAATTGACATGCAGATCAAGCTGGTCTCTGGCAACTCAGCTGGCACTGTCACTGCATACTAT TTATCTTCTGAGGGTCCAACTCATGATGAGATTGACTTCGAGTTTTTGGGAAACTTATCTGGAGACCCCTACACTCTCCATACCAATGTGTTCAGCCaaggaaaaggaaacagaGAACAACAATTCCATCTTTGGTTTGATCCCACAAAGGCCTTCCACACCTATTCAATTGTCTGGAACAGCCAGAGGATTAT ATTCTTAGTGGACAACATTCCAATCAGAGTGTTCACCAACTTGGAAACAATTGGAGTTCCATTTCCCAAAAACCAACCCATGAGGATTTACTCAAGCCTCTGGAATGCTGATGACTGGGCAACAAGAGGTGGCCTTGTGAAGACTGACTGGACACAAGCTCCTTTCACTGCCTCTTACAGAAACTTCAAGGTCTCCACTACTACATCTACATCTACTAACTCCTTAACAGAGCAGAGTGCATGGCAGACTCAAGGGCTTGATGCGGCAGGCCGAAACCGGCTTCGATGGGTGCAACAAAAGTTCATGATCTACAACTACTGTTCTGACCTCAAACGCTTCCCACAAGGCCTCCCAGTTGAATGCAGACGATCGAGGTTCTAG